In Ahaetulla prasina isolate Xishuangbanna chromosome 5, ASM2864084v1, whole genome shotgun sequence, the following are encoded in one genomic region:
- the FBXL3 gene encoding F-box/LRR-repeat protein 3 isoform X1, with the protein MATRQRGGGPRGLSSGLRRCRRRDDPGSMKREAVGERTGDHKGVSKRRDLPGPDWASLLPEVLLRVFQHLPLVDRARASQVCRGWQRVFHLPELWRRFEFELSQPGARATHPELIKQILKRHAGHLQYVSFKVDSSKESAEAACDILSQLVNCSLKTLGLISTARPSFMDLPKSHFVSALTVVFVNSKSLSSLKIDDTPVDDPSLKVLVANNSDTLKLLKMSSCPHVSPAGILCVADQCHGLRELALNYHLLSDDLLLALSSEKHVRLEHLRIDVVSENPGQTQFYTLEKSSWDAFIRHSPKVNLVMYFFLYEEEFDPFFRYETPVTHLYFGRSVSKEVLGRVGMTCPRLVELVVCANGLRPLDEELIRIAERCKNLSAIGLGECEVSCSAFVEFVKMCGGRLSQLSIMEEVLIPDQKYSLEQIHWEVSKHLGRVWFPDMMPTW; encoded by the exons ATGGCGACTAGGCAAAGGGGCGGCGGCCCTCGAGGCCTTTCTTCGGGTCTCCGCCGCTGCCGTCGTCGAGACGACCCCGGCAGCATGAAACGGGAGGCGGTAGGAGAGCGAACGGGCGATCACAAAGGAGTAAGCAAACGACGGGATCTTCCCGGCCCGGATTGGGCCTCGTTATTGCCGGAGGTGCTGCTACGCGTCTTCCAGCACCTGCCGTTGGTGGACCGCGCGCGGGCCTCGCAGGTCTGCCGCGGCTGGCAGCGGGTTTTCCACCTGCCGGAGCTGTGGCGCCGCTTCGAGTTCGAGCTGAGCCAGCCCGGCGCCAGAGCCACCCACCCGGAGCTCATCAAGCAGATCCTCAAGCGACACGCCGGGCACCTGCAGTACGTCAGCTTCAAG GTGGATAGCAGCAAGGAATCGGCTGAGGCTGCCTGTGATATCTTATCCCAGCTTGTCAATTGTTCTTTAAAGACCCTTGGACTGATTTCCACTGCTCGACCGAGTTTCATGGATTTACCAAAG TCACACTTCGTTTCAGCCCTAACTGTGGTGTTTGTAAACTCCAAATCCCTTTCTTCACTCAAGATAGACGATACGCCAGTAGATGATCCATCTCTCAAGGTGTTGGTGGCTAACAACAGTGATACCCTAAAACTCTTAAAAATGAGCAGTTGTCCCCATGTTTCTCCAGCAG GAATCCTTTGTGTAGCTGACCAGTGCCACGGCTTACGAGAGCTGGCCTTGAACTACCACTTGTTAAGTGATGATCTCCTTCTCGCTCTGTCGTCTGAAAAACACGTCCGATTGGAACATTTGCGCATTGACGTCGTCAGTGAGAACCCAGGACAGACGCAGTTCTACACTCTGGAGAAAAGCAGTTGGGACGCTTTCATCAGACATTCCCCTAAAGTGAATTTGGTTATGTACTTTTTCTTGTATGAAGAAGAATTTGATCCATTCTTCCGATACGAAACTCCGGTCACCCATCTTTATTTTGGGAGATCGGTCAGCAAAGAGGTCCTTGGACGAGTCGGAATGACGTGTCCACGACTTGTTGAACTGGTGGTGTGCGCCAACGGACTACGGCCCCTGGATGAAGAGTTGATCCGGATTGCCGAGCGTTGTAAGAACCTGTCGGCCATTGGCCTCGGAGAATGTGAGGTTTCCTGCAGTGCCTTTGTCGAGTTTGTGAAAATGTGTGGTGGCCGCTTGTCTCAGCTGTCTATAATGGAAGAGGTCTTGATCCCCGACCAGAAGTACAGCTTGGAGCAGATTCATTGGGAAGTGTCCAAGCATCTTGGGAGAGTTTGGTTTCCAGATATGATGCCCACCTGGTAG